TATATTTTATTAAGTTAAACGGGTGAATAATATATTGTATGTTATTCGTAAATAGGAGTGGCTAGACTGAATTACCACATGCCTGCAAGCCTATTAGCTGAAGAAGTCTCAGAGTACCTGTCAGGAAAAATATGACTAATTAAGGAAGCAATAATACAAATTATTTCGAAAAAACTGGTAAATTTTTATTACAAAACAATTTCGATGACTATAATTAGTTTGACTATACATGTGTTTAACATATGCAGATTGGAATAGTAATTCATAACTTTCAGCTTATGGATTCTCCCAAGACAGTCGAAAATATTCTTACGCTTCTCTCTGGAGATAATTGTATAGATGCCTGTCTCTGCGGAACCATGGGAAAAATTGCGGCGATTGATGCCGGCATGGAAAATCTGGTTGAAGTTGGCAGGTTGATGAAGCCAAGCACCTGCATAGAGCATTTCTTCAGATCAAAGGACCTGGTCTGTCTCCTTAACCACGGAAAGGAACTGAATACCGGCCGAACTTTTGGAAGGATCGTAGTTTCGCATTTAAAAAATCCTGAAGAAAAGCCTCTTATTCAGATTGAAAGGCCAGGCCGTCCTGATGGTGAACTCATTCCATGGAACAGGGTTGCTTTGCCCTATGCTGAAAAACTATCCAGCCTGCTTAACATGAAGATTTCCCAACCTCCATCGCCTGTCAACACTATAGAAGTCAGCAAGTATGGAACCCGGGTCCTGAGAAGAATATCGACCTTTCCCGGGGCAAACATAATGGTTGAAGGGATCGTGGTCGGAAAAGCCACTTCTTCTGAAGTAGCTCTCATCTCGGAGAATGGTTTTCTTACTTCAATGGAAGGGGGAATTATAAAAGAGCAGGGTATTGAGATCCTTCATAAGCATGAGGAAAGAGTGCCTGTAGATCTTTCTATAGCCTGGGTGAAAACCGCAACTTCCCGAAAAAACTCCGACGACTTTTATGATTCAATAGAAGGAAAAAATGAATGGATGGCGAAAACTGCCTCTTTGAAAAAGGGTTTTTCACAGGAGAAACTTTTAGAAGGTGGGGTTAAGGTTATTCTTATAGACCACTGCGCTGAACGTTCATTAGATATGATGAAAGGTGCAGGCTTTGTTATTACTATTGGAGATGACACCACGGAGATTGCAGGAAACATTTTCTCCAGATTTGGAATCCCTATCCTTGGAGTTACAGACGGTGACTGTGACGAACTTGCTACGGAAGTGAGATATTCTCCTGGTTCCCTGCTTCTGCATTTAAAACAGGGAAAAGATGATGAGTTAGGGAAAGAGATTAAACAGCACATCTTTTCAGGAGAACAGATAGCCTGTTTTGAAAATATTGATGATCTGAAACCAAGAATCATAAAACTTGCAGGAGATCTCCTGGAATCTATTTCAGAGTACTGAATTAATTAACACAAAAATCGGAGCTAATGAAAAAGCTACAACCGGTTTACAGAAACCAGAACTTTCCCGGATTGCTGTTTTTGAAATCTGCAAAGTTATATTTTTTCTAGTCAGATAACTCTCTTTTTGTAAGTTCTCTTTTTTGTAAGTTCTCTTTTTTGTAAGTTCTCTTTTTAGTTAAATCTCTTTTTAGTCAGATCTCTTTTTTAGATTAAATCTATTTTTTTGGTTAAATCTATTTTTTGTTGGTTCTCTTTCAGTCATATCTCGTTTTCAGTAATATCTTTTTTAGATATCTATTTTTAATAGTACTTAATTAACACAAAAGGCATAATAATTAATATAATGTTCAATTTTATTATGAAAAAAACAAAATCAAATATCTTTAATATAAGAATGTCGTTAGGAAAATGTTTTAAAATGAATTGTAAAGTCTGAGTTTTTGATTTGAGGCTTCAGGACAAAATCTCGTGCAAGAATAGTCTCTGAATTGTTCGTAAAATATATATTGAAAATACTGAGGTTTGCGGATGAGACTTAAAATTGTGTTACTCATTATCGCTCTTATTATTTCAGTGCAGGCTGCTGCAGGCTCTTCAAGTATAGGGGTTGGAGCAAGCCCGGGAAACCTGAGTTTCAGGCTCGCTCCAGAAACGTCTGCAGAGCAATCGCTATATGTGATAAACACAGGAAACGAAACCGCAACATATGGGATTTTCGTAGAAGGCGATGCCTGTGAAGATTGGTTTACATTTTCCTCAACTTCTTTTGATCTGAAAGCAGGGGAATACAGGGAAGTTAAAGTCAAACTCAATGTTCCTGCAACAGAAGAAACAGATGTTGAATGCAACATAAAAATTCCCTGTACCGTATCAGGAAAAATTGTTGGAGCCGGAATTATAATCCCTGTCCATATAGAGATTTCTGCCTCAGAAGCAAACTATTCAGAGGTCGGCTCTTCGGGTACCAGTTCCTCGGCAGGAGGCAAAAGTTTTTCCGGGTCTTTCAATAGCTCAAAAGTGAAAGAAATATCCCAGCAGCTTGTCGCAAACGCCAGCAATCTGGTGGTTGATTCCAGAAAGGATATCACATCTACGGGTGAAAAATTGAAAAACTCTACCAAAAACTGGGAGGAAACTGCAGACAAGAGTCTTGATAACGCAACAACCGGCCTTGGAAAAGTAACCAGGAAATTCGAGGATACAGGCAGAAGGATTGAGGATGATACAAAAGAGAGATTTGATGACACTAAAAAGAAACTTGATGAACTAAACACAATTTACAGAGATATTATTCAGTACATTGATAATTTCATTAAAATCCGCCTGACAAAAATATTAAACTGATTCAAAATATGCCGGGCAAATCTCACAAATTGACTTTTTGTTATGATGAAGTCGTTATGTATGTAAACGTTCTCTATATGAACCCATAGACCCGACGCTGTGGCCTGATTCTTGCTTAACTCAGAAGCAACGTAACAGCCATTTGAGAAATAAAACGAAAATAGAAAGATTAAAAGAAAGCAAAAAATCTGAGAATTTCAGGTGCGGGAGAAGGGATTCGAACCCCTGAACGTCTGCACGAACAGATCTTGAGTCTGCCACCGTTGACCGCTTGGTTACTCCCGCGCTTTTCGGAAATCCAAATAGGTAAAGTTATAACTAGCATATAAAGCTAATCCTGTGAATGAACCAATCCTGCTGATTTTTACGAAAGCGGGTAATTCCGGATACTTTTATTTCAGCTTTCGGCTACAAAATATCGGCTTCAGGCTTTAAGTTTATTCCTGTCCGGAGGGTTTATTTTTCCTTACGAGCTGTTTACATGCACCCAGTCGAGGTAATTCTGCTCGCCTTTAACCTCCCAAAATTCGATAGCAGGCAGGTCATAGGTGTGTAGGAACCTCACGGTTTCAATGATCTCTTCCAGGCGGGAAGAGTCGGTCTTGGCGAACAGGGCTACTTCGTTCTGCTCCTCCACCTTTTCGTTCCACCTGTAGATTGAATATATCGGAAACATATTTACGCAGGCTGCAAGCCTTCTTGCGACCAGCTCTCTTGCAATTTCAGATGCATTATCCATGCTCCCGGCTGTTATATATACGATTCCGATCATGAAACAGACACCTCATACAAAGTAGTTATAATCAGAAATATGCTGAGCATATGCTGAGTCTTATAAACTGAGCATTATTCATTAATTGCTCATTATTATCTATTGCCTCCGGGACATAAAATATAACCCCCGATGCTGAGATCTTTATTATATGTGACTGTTTACATGCGGCCGTAAACTGGCCTGCCATAAAATAATCTTGATGTAAAAGTTACCTTGACGGAAGAATAAACCTGCAATTCCATGTACCTTTTTATATAATTATGATGTATTATTACCCGCAGAGTTCAGTGCTATATGCAGAGAAACTAAAACCTATTTATAACAGAATAGACTACGGGGTGTAACAGGATTAATTATTTGAATATCTAAATTATTTGAATGTATGCCGGCTCCGGACAATTGCTGCTTAATATGCAGCTGGAGATTGCATACCGCGATAGAAGTTGCATATCGCGCTGGAAGTTCACTTGCGGCGTTAACCTCTTTATTAAAGATGTATTCTATATACTGTTATATTCTTAAAAACTAATCAATCGTCATTAAATCTGCTGCATTTATCTGTCAACATTTATCTATTAACATTTATCTGTTAACTTTCATCTATTAACACTATCTGTTAACATTTATCTATTAACATTTATCTGTTGACGTTTAAGTGGAAGTTATACCAAAGCTGTAAAGACTGATCACCAGATAAGTTTATTAAAATAAAAATTACAAACGAGAGCCTACAATGGTTCAGCTTAATAATTTCGGAGAATTTCCTTGAGCGGCACAAGCATTGCACTGAGTATTTTTTTAATGTACTGGTTCCTTGTCTCCATTCTGGATAGGAGAGGCATTCTGGAAAAGTATAACATAAGCACTTTTGGGCCTCTCCCCATCCTTATGATAAGGACAACGAAAGGTCTTAAGCTGCTGGACATACTTGCCCGCCCGAAACGCTACTGGAGAATTTTTGCAAATATCGGGATCCTGATGATGTTTGCAGGCATGGCTGCTATGTTCCTGGTCATTGTCATTTCAGACCTTGCCCTTTATACCTCGTTCCTCAACGACAGTGTTCCCGAACCTGGAAAATATAATTCCCCAAGGAATATCTTTCTGATTCCGGGTGTAAATGAGTTTATTCCCTTTACCTGGGGTGTAATTGCCCTCATTGTCACGCTTGTGGTGCACGAATTTTCCCATGCAATCCTGTGCAGGGTTGAAAACATCAGGGTCAAATCTATGGGAATTCTGTTCGCCCTCGTCCCCATAGGAGGTTTTGCGGAACCTGACGATGAGCAGCTATTCGGCAAAAAAGAAGAAGTAAAAAATGAGCTTCCTTTGACAGCCACGATTGAAGAAATAGAAGCCTGGGAAGAGAGGGAAAGGGAAGAAAAAAAGTTGAAAGAAATTCAAAAAGGAGAGGCAGCTTCCCCTGCACGTGAAGAAACAGGGAATAAACCTGAAGTAACTGCCACAAGAACCCAGAGAGCCCGTATCCTTGCCGCAGGAGTCATGGCCAATTTCTGCGTTGCTTTTATAGCCCTGCTGCTCTTTTTCGGGCCTGTGCTGGGAGCAATTGCTCCCCTGAGCGATGCCATGATAGTGGGCATAAACGAAAGTTCTCCTGCCCAGACTGCAGGGCTTCAGGAAGACATGGTGATTACGCAGGTAGATGATACAAATATCACTACTGGAATGGATTTTCTTTCCTACCTCGAAACCGTTGAACCAGGAGACACTTTACGAATACATGCCTCAAAAGATGATACCGTTTCAGTCTACGAGTTAAAAGTCCCTTCATCTTCAGAAGAATGCCTCAACGGAGTGCCTGTAGGAGGGATTGTTGAAGGAAGTCCTGCAGAAGAGGCAGGAATCGAAACCGGAATGACAATGATCCGGATTGACGACACGCAAATGCGAAGTATTGCAAGTTTCGTAGACTTCATGGAAGGGACAGAACCAAACCAGACCATAGAAGTGGAACTGCTCCCCTCAACAAATTATACCGGCGACCTCACTGAAAACGGCACTGCTGTCTTTAATGTTCATCTGGCCCCCCACCCTACGGGCGGTGACATCGGCTTCCTTGGAGTATCATATGGAGGTGAAGGAGTTCTGGAATGTCCTGCGCTTGGAATGTCCATCTGGATGCCCCAGGCAAAGTTCTATCTTGAAGCGCTCAAACAGATACCTTCCCTGCTTTCCGAGCCTGTAGGCTGGATCATCCTTTTCGGGCTTCCGATATATGGTTTTGCAGGTGAGGGCTTCCGCGGTTTTTCAGGCACGATTGCACAGTTTTACCACCCTGTCGGATGGGCAGAGCCCCTTGGAGTCGGGATT
This window of the Methanosarcina mazei S-6 genome carries:
- a CDS encoding site-2 protease family protein, whose product is MSGTSIALSIFLMYWFLVSILDRRGILEKYNISTFGPLPILMIRTTKGLKLLDILARPKRYWRIFANIGILMMFAGMAAMFLVIVISDLALYTSFLNDSVPEPGKYNSPRNIFLIPGVNEFIPFTWGVIALIVTLVVHEFSHAILCRVENIRVKSMGILFALVPIGGFAEPDDEQLFGKKEEVKNELPLTATIEEIEAWEEREREEKKLKEIQKGEAASPAREETGNKPEVTATRTQRARILAAGVMANFCVAFIALLLFFGPVLGAIAPLSDAMIVGINESSPAQTAGLQEDMVITQVDDTNITTGMDFLSYLETVEPGDTLRIHASKDDTVSVYELKVPSSSEECLNGVPVGGIVEGSPAEEAGIETGMTMIRIDDTQMRSIASFVDFMEGTEPNQTIEVELLPSTNYTGDLTENGTAVFNVHLAPHPTGGDIGFLGVSYGGEGVLECPALGMSIWMPQAKFYLEALKQIPSLLSEPVGWIILFGLPIYGFAGEGFRGFSGTIAQFYHPVGWAEPLGVGIFWIANSLLWIGWLNFYVGLFNCLPAVPLDGGHVFRDYTYSLMYKFTKNESVSERLSNSITASFSMLILLSFLFMIFGPFVGQLI
- a CDS encoding DUF2117 family protein codes for the protein MQIGIVIHNFQLMDSPKTVENILTLLSGDNCIDACLCGTMGKIAAIDAGMENLVEVGRLMKPSTCIEHFFRSKDLVCLLNHGKELNTGRTFGRIVVSHLKNPEEKPLIQIERPGRPDGELIPWNRVALPYAEKLSSLLNMKISQPPSPVNTIEVSKYGTRVLRRISTFPGANIMVEGIVVGKATSSEVALISENGFLTSMEGGIIKEQGIEILHKHEERVPVDLSIAWVKTATSRKNSDDFYDSIEGKNEWMAKTASLKKGFSQEKLLEGGVKVILIDHCAERSLDMMKGAGFVITIGDDTTEIAGNIFSRFGIPILGVTDGDCDELATEVRYSPGSLLLHLKQGKDDELGKEIKQHIFSGEQIACFENIDDLKPRIIKLAGDLLESISEY
- a CDS encoding COG1470 family protein; amino-acid sequence: MRLKIVLLIIALIISVQAAAGSSSIGVGASPGNLSFRLAPETSAEQSLYVINTGNETATYGIFVEGDACEDWFTFSSTSFDLKAGEYREVKVKLNVPATEETDVECNIKIPCTVSGKIVGAGIIIPVHIEISASEANYSEVGSSGTSSSAGGKSFSGSFNSSKVKEISQQLVANASNLVVDSRKDITSTGEKLKNSTKNWEETADKSLDNATTGLGKVTRKFEDTGRRIEDDTKERFDDTKKKLDELNTIYRDIIQYIDNFIKIRLTKILN
- the cutA gene encoding divalent-cation tolerance protein CutA encodes the protein MIGIVYITAGSMDNASEIARELVARRLAACVNMFPIYSIYRWNEKVEEQNEVALFAKTDSSRLEEIIETVRFLHTYDLPAIEFWEVKGEQNYLDWVHVNSS